One window from the genome of Streptomyces sp. NBC_00091 encodes:
- a CDS encoding alkaline phosphatase family protein, which produces MPLPSPTPRTRRGAARRSVTVAALGAFSALGLLGAFTVANSQAAESGSAVQAASAALPAYDHVVVVVYENKQYGEIIGSANAPYINQLAGGGASLTGMKALTHPSQPNYFNLFSGSTQGITGDGCYTPQSMTAANLGQELIAAGKTFATYNEDLPSEGSTACTNGQYAQKHNPWFAFKNVPLNTGKTWAQFPQNNFAALPDLSFVVPNQCNDMHSCSVGTGDTWTKNNIDAYAQWAKANNSLLVLTWDEDNYLGSNQIATVFYGANVKTGTYPAAFNHHHLLRTFEDLFGTATHAGNAANVQPITEVFAGSTTPTPTPTPTPTPTPTPTPTPTPTSTPPQGDLKLADPGPQTCKFNQSCTIQLSATGGKSPVRYAATGLPWGLSIDAGTGRISGKPWASGTIQVTATATDATGATVTAGFPLTVNWF; this is translated from the coding sequence ATGCCCCTTCCCTCACCGACACCCCGCACGAGACGCGGGGCCGCCCGGCGGTCCGTGACCGTGGCCGCGCTGGGTGCCTTCAGCGCGCTCGGCCTGCTGGGCGCCTTCACCGTCGCCAACTCCCAGGCCGCCGAGAGCGGTTCCGCCGTCCAGGCCGCGTCGGCGGCGCTGCCGGCGTACGACCACGTGGTGGTCGTCGTGTACGAGAACAAGCAGTACGGGGAGATCATCGGCAGCGCGAACGCCCCGTACATCAACCAGCTGGCGGGCGGCGGCGCGAGCCTGACCGGTATGAAGGCGCTGACCCACCCGAGCCAGCCGAACTACTTCAACCTCTTCTCCGGCTCCACCCAGGGCATCACCGGCGACGGCTGCTATACGCCGCAGTCGATGACGGCGGCGAACCTCGGGCAGGAGCTGATCGCGGCCGGCAAGACCTTCGCCACGTACAACGAGGACCTGCCGAGCGAGGGTTCCACGGCCTGCACGAACGGCCAGTACGCGCAGAAGCACAACCCGTGGTTCGCCTTCAAGAACGTGCCGCTGAACACCGGGAAGACCTGGGCGCAGTTCCCGCAGAACAACTTCGCGGCCCTGCCGGACCTGTCCTTCGTCGTCCCCAACCAGTGCAACGACATGCACTCGTGCTCGGTCGGCACGGGTGACACCTGGACGAAGAACAACATCGACGCCTACGCGCAGTGGGCGAAGGCCAACAACAGTCTGCTGGTGCTGACCTGGGACGAGGACAACTACCTGGGGTCGAACCAGATCGCCACCGTCTTCTACGGGGCGAACGTCAAGACGGGCACGTACCCGGCCGCGTTCAACCACCACCACCTGCTGCGGACCTTCGAGGACCTCTTCGGCACGGCCACGCACGCGGGCAACGCCGCCAACGTCCAGCCGATCACGGAGGTGTTCGCCGGATCCACCACGCCCACCCCGACCCCGACCCCCACTCCCACCCCGACACCGACTCCCACCCCGACCCCGACGCCCACCTCCACTCCTCCGCAGGGTGATCTGAAGCTGGCCGACCCGGGGCCGCAGACCTGCAAGTTCAACCAGTCGTGCACCATCCAGCTCAGCGCCACCGGCGGCAAGTCGCCCGTCCGGTACGCGGCCACCGGCCTGCCCTGGGGGCTGAGCATCGACGCCGGCACCGGACGGATCAGCGGAAAGCCCTGGGCGAGCGGCACGATCCAGGTCACCGCGACCGCGACCGACGCCACGGGCGCCACCGTCACCGCCGGGTTCCCGCTCACCGTCAACTGGTTCTAG
- a CDS encoding efflux RND transporter permease subunit codes for MRPLNTLPARLALICVRRHVLVLLLWLLLLAAGLAAAGPVMDGLDRRPWSVAAHESVRGNRLLDGVRPYGGQIDAVVSGPPVAAPAFRRELAAARRDLAAIPGVRAVTPLTEGAFAADRRAALLSVRLGRSLPEPARRRCERAVESRLRALHRALPGVTVTLGGSDRARAAVAQRTLADTRRAEMITLPLTLVVVYLLFGGLVAAAVPLVAAVATVGTAMLWLLLLSRWYDLTSPVLSTTTMVGLGLAVDYSLLTVGRFREELAASHDVERAVVRTMSSAGRSVLFAALVIAAALSGLAAFPSDFYASVGLAAAGTVLLSLAAAVTLTPALLAACGKRIGARGCRETDEGVFAALARWTRRRAPAVALGVGVLLLAAAAPFLRVHLVSPVGELQLPPGTEARRFADLVTERFPQQRPDAVVVVARTDPSRLAAWAERSAPGPETERVEPASAAGHSIAVVRIVPVPDDGPDTADRLVRRLRAERPAGFPVWVTGRAALDADFRAEVLEYAPRAAALIALTSYVLLLAMTRSLLLPLKAIVMNTLSLGASFGALVMVFQDGWCARTLGVHTLGGLGYWLPVVVFALAFGLSMDYEVFLLSRIQELYRRGGDNDLAVEAGVQRSARIISSSALLMCIVFAGFATGEVLVMKQLATALTLVVLVDATLVRCLLVPATMTLLGKANWWCPRLPRRSPAPPEQPRPSRSWAS; via the coding sequence ATGCGCCCCCTGAACACGCTTCCCGCCCGCCTCGCCCTGATCTGCGTACGCCGGCACGTGCTCGTGCTGCTCCTGTGGCTGCTGCTCCTGGCCGCCGGCCTCGCCGCCGCAGGCCCGGTGATGGACGGCCTGGACCGGCGGCCCTGGAGCGTGGCCGCGCACGAGTCGGTGCGCGGCAACCGGCTGCTGGACGGGGTCCGTCCGTACGGAGGCCAGATCGACGCGGTGGTCTCCGGCCCCCCGGTGGCCGCTCCGGCCTTCCGGCGGGAGCTGGCCGCCGCCCGCCGCGACCTTGCCGCGATTCCCGGCGTACGCGCCGTCACCCCCCTCACCGAAGGCGCGTTCGCCGCCGACCGGCGGGCCGCCCTCCTCTCCGTCCGGCTCGGCCGCTCCCTGCCCGAACCGGCCCGCCGGCGCTGCGAACGGGCCGTGGAATCCCGGCTGCGCGCCCTGCACCGGGCCCTGCCCGGCGTCACGGTGACGCTCGGCGGCAGCGACCGCGCCCGGGCGGCGGTGGCGCAGCGGACCCTGGCCGACACCCGGCGCGCCGAAATGATCACCCTGCCCTTGACCCTGGTGGTGGTGTACCTCCTGTTCGGCGGCCTCGTGGCGGCCGCGGTGCCCCTGGTCGCCGCCGTCGCCACGGTCGGCACCGCGATGCTCTGGCTCCTGCTGCTGTCGCGCTGGTACGACCTCACCTCCCCGGTGCTGTCCACGACCACGATGGTCGGGCTGGGCCTGGCCGTGGACTACTCGCTGCTGACCGTCGGCCGCTTCCGGGAGGAACTCGCCGCAAGCCACGACGTCGAGCGGGCGGTGGTGCGGACCATGAGCAGCGCGGGGCGCTCGGTACTGTTCGCCGCGCTGGTCATCGCCGCGGCGCTCAGCGGGCTGGCCGCCTTCCCCAGCGACTTCTACGCCTCCGTGGGCCTGGCCGCCGCGGGCACCGTCCTGCTGTCGCTGGCCGCCGCGGTCACCCTGACCCCGGCCCTGCTCGCGGCGTGCGGGAAGCGGATCGGAGCACGCGGCTGCCGGGAGACCGACGAGGGCGTGTTCGCCGCACTGGCCCGCTGGACCCGCCGCCGGGCCCCGGCCGTCGCCCTCGGCGTCGGGGTCCTGCTGCTCGCCGCCGCCGCGCCCTTCCTGCGGGTCCACCTCGTCAGCCCGGTCGGCGAACTCCAGCTGCCGCCGGGCACCGAGGCCCGCCGCTTCGCCGACCTGGTCACCGAGAGGTTCCCCCAGCAGCGGCCCGACGCCGTCGTGGTCGTGGCCCGCACCGACCCGTCCCGGCTGGCGGCCTGGGCGGAGCGCTCCGCGCCCGGCCCGGAGACGGAGCGGGTCGAACCGGCCTCGGCCGCCGGGCACTCGATCGCCGTCGTCCGCATCGTGCCGGTGCCCGACGACGGCCCGGACACCGCCGACCGGCTGGTGCGACGGCTCCGGGCGGAGCGCCCGGCGGGCTTCCCCGTCTGGGTGACCGGCCGGGCCGCCCTCGACGCAGACTTCCGGGCCGAGGTCCTCGAGTACGCGCCGCGCGCCGCCGCCCTGATCGCCCTGACCAGCTACGTCCTGCTGCTGGCGATGACCCGCTCGCTGCTGCTGCCGCTCAAGGCGATCGTGATGAACACCCTGTCCCTGGGCGCGTCGTTCGGCGCCCTCGTCATGGTGTTCCAGGACGGATGGTGCGCCCGCACCCTCGGCGTGCACACCCTGGGCGGCCTGGGCTACTGGCTGCCCGTGGTCGTCTTCGCCCTGGCCTTCGGCCTGTCCATGGACTACGAGGTGTTCCTGCTCTCCCGCATCCAGGAGCTGTACCGGCGCGGCGGCGACAACGACCTCGCCGTCGAGGCCGGCGTGCAGCGGTCCGCCCGGATCATCAGCTCCTCGGCGCTGCTGATGTGCATCGTCTTCGCCGGCTTCGCGACGGGCGAGGTGCTGGTGATGAAACAGCTCGCGACGGCGCTGACCCTCGTCGTCCTCGTCGACGCCACCCTGGTGCGCTGCCTCCTGGTCCCGGCCACCATGACCCTGCTGGGCAAGGCCAACTGGTGGTGCCCCCGCCTGCCGCGCCGTTCACCGGCGCCGCCGGAGCAGCCCCGTCCGAGCCGGAGCTGGGCCTCGTGA
- a CDS encoding MFS transporter produces the protein MYLSAGRAADRAGNPPATPAPKGPLRAVPGTVFALGLVSLVTDVSAEMVTAVLPLYLVAGLGMSPLAFGALDGLHQGATALLRLAGGRVADRTRRRKLVAGIGYALSAGCKAALLAVTTPWSVAAVLAADRAGKGLRTAPRDALISLSCPPGQQGRAFGVHRALDTTGALLGPVAAFGVLWVVVDGYEAVFTVSACVAVLGVVLLVLFVREAPAPAAAREPLPPVRALVRIPGLSRLCATAALLGVFTVGDAFFYLLLQRRLDLSAAYFPLLPVGTAAVFLLAALPAGRLADRLGRRRVFLAGHLPLLGACLLLLAPAPPWLLVSGVLVALGVFYAATDGVLMAAAGPLLPDGLRTTGLAVLQTAQALARLAGSLLFGAAWTLWGPGPALAAAAGGLLLSLAALARPGRSRGPAPARTGLLRRRR, from the coding sequence GTGTACCTGTCGGCCGGCCGCGCCGCGGACCGGGCCGGGAACCCCCCGGCCACCCCCGCCCCGAAGGGCCCGCTGCGGGCCGTCCCCGGCACGGTGTTCGCGCTCGGCCTGGTCAGCCTGGTCACGGATGTCTCGGCGGAGATGGTCACCGCCGTCCTGCCGCTGTACCTGGTGGCCGGACTCGGGATGTCCCCGCTCGCCTTCGGCGCCCTGGACGGGCTCCACCAGGGCGCCACCGCGCTGCTGCGCCTGGCGGGCGGCCGGGTCGCGGACCGTACCCGCCGCCGCAAGCTCGTGGCGGGCATCGGCTACGCGCTCTCCGCGGGCTGCAAGGCGGCGCTGCTCGCCGTCACGACCCCCTGGTCGGTGGCGGCGGTGCTCGCCGCCGACCGGGCGGGCAAGGGCCTGCGCACCGCCCCGCGCGATGCGCTGATCTCGCTGTCCTGTCCGCCCGGGCAGCAGGGCCGCGCCTTCGGGGTGCACCGCGCCCTGGACACGACGGGCGCGCTGCTGGGGCCGGTGGCCGCGTTCGGAGTGCTGTGGGTGGTGGTGGACGGGTACGAGGCCGTGTTCACCGTGAGTGCCTGCGTGGCGGTGCTGGGGGTGGTCCTGCTGGTGCTGTTCGTCCGGGAGGCCCCGGCGCCCGCCGCCGCCCGGGAGCCGCTGCCGCCCGTACGTGCCCTCGTACGGATCCCCGGTCTGTCGCGGCTGTGCGCGACCGCGGCCCTGCTGGGGGTGTTCACCGTCGGCGACGCCTTCTTCTACCTGCTGCTCCAGCGCCGGCTCGACCTGTCGGCCGCGTACTTCCCGCTGCTGCCCGTCGGGACGGCGGCGGTGTTCCTGCTGGCGGCGCTGCCGGCGGGCCGGCTCGCCGACCGGCTGGGCCGGCGGCGGGTGTTCCTCGCCGGGCACCTCCCGCTGCTCGGCGCGTGCCTGCTGCTCCTGGCTCCGGCGCCGCCCTGGCTGCTGGTGTCCGGGGTCCTGGTGGCGCTCGGCGTGTTCTACGCGGCCACCGACGGCGTCCTGATGGCCGCGGCCGGGCCGCTGCTCCCCGACGGACTGCGCACCACCGGGCTCGCGGTGCTCCAGACGGCCCAGGCCCTGGCCCGGCTGGCGGGCTCCCTGCTGTTCGGGGCGGCCTGGACGCTGTGGGGGCCGGGCCCGGCGCTCGCCGCGGCGGCCGGCGGCCTGCTGCTGTCGCTGGCCGCCCTCGCCCGGCCGGGCCGATCACGAGGCCCAGCTCCGGCTCGGACGGGGCTGCTCCGGCGGCGCCGGTGA
- a CDS encoding serine hydrolase: MKIRLLICASVAVLGVCATTVAAAAPAPRGTDGAPAGLDRAALKSALDGVHRAGVPGVYAEVRDAGRTWSGASGVADVTTGRPVTPDMRQRVGSITKTFTAVAVMQQVEQGRISLDAPIGDYLPQLVPGERGRKITVRMLLNNTSGIPDYVRYAFPSLQTPSSESLDDNRFRRFRPAELIELGLGAPPTGEPGGPTGVYSNTNYLLLGQLLEQVTGTPAEEYITRNVITRAGLRHTEFPTGPRIKGPHSRMYEALWGGIDPARDYSVYDMSWTGTGAALVSTMDDLNRFYAKLLDGRIVSRSSLAEMQRTVPVIALDGSTIQYGLGLHKVDTGCGTFWGHNGTVWGAGTISLTREDGKRQMSVAVNLQRWNTPDSSGTPQPHPIDAALETLYGQAMCDTGAARPETASPGH; this comes from the coding sequence ATGAAGATCCGACTGTTGATATGCGCGAGTGTGGCCGTGCTCGGCGTGTGCGCGACCACGGTCGCGGCGGCCGCTCCCGCGCCCCGGGGGACGGACGGCGCTCCGGCCGGCCTCGACCGCGCGGCGCTGAAGTCCGCGCTGGACGGTGTCCACCGCGCGGGAGTGCCCGGGGTGTACGCCGAGGTGCGTGATGCCGGACGGACCTGGAGCGGCGCTTCCGGGGTCGCCGATGTCACGACCGGACGTCCCGTCACGCCCGACATGCGCCAGCGCGTCGGCAGCATCACCAAGACCTTCACCGCCGTCGCCGTCATGCAGCAGGTGGAGCAGGGCCGGATCAGTCTCGACGCGCCGATCGGCGATTATCTTCCGCAGCTGGTGCCGGGAGAGCGCGGCAGGAAGATCACGGTGCGGATGCTGCTCAACAACACCAGCGGCATCCCCGATTACGTCCGCTACGCCTTCCCGTCCCTCCAGACGCCCTCGTCCGAGAGCCTGGACGACAACCGGTTCAGGCGGTTCCGCCCGGCCGAGCTGATCGAGCTGGGGCTGGGCGCCCCGCCCACCGGTGAGCCGGGAGGCCCCACGGGGGTGTACTCCAACACCAATTACCTGCTCCTCGGCCAGCTCCTGGAGCAGGTGACCGGTACCCCGGCCGAGGAGTACATCACCCGCAACGTCATCACGCGCGCCGGGCTCCGGCACACGGAGTTCCCGACCGGGCCGCGCATCAAGGGACCGCACTCGCGGATGTACGAGGCCCTGTGGGGCGGGATCGACCCGGCGCGCGACTACAGCGTCTACGACATGTCCTGGACGGGGACCGGGGCCGCTCTGGTGTCGACCATGGACGATCTCAACCGCTTCTACGCCAAGCTGCTCGACGGCAGGATCGTCAGCCGGTCGTCGCTGGCGGAGATGCAGCGCACGGTCCCGGTCATCGCCCTGGACGGATCGACGATCCAGTACGGCCTCGGTCTCCACAAGGTCGACACGGGCTGCGGCACCTTCTGGGGCCACAACGGCACGGTCTGGGGGGCCGGAACGATTTCCCTGACCCGGGAGGACGGCAAGCGCCAGATGTCCGTCGCGGTCAACCTCCAGAGGTGGAACACGCCGGACTCCTCGGGGACCCCGCAGCCCCACCCCATCGACGCCGCCCTGGAGACGCTGTACGGGCAGGCGATGTGCGACACCGGAGCCGCCCGGCCGGAAACCGCCTCACCGGGACACTGA
- a CDS encoding alpha/beta hydrolase, whose protein sequence is MDPELEPFIPFLPQIDMNDPVAARKDFAQLAAGAPAPDTSHMEVEDRTVPADPDVPVRVYRPQGAQSAQGAIVWLHGGGGVFGDLDTEHPWATRIAEGSGAVVVSVGYRLAPEHPFPAALDDAYAALTWTAGHAAELGIDPERIAVGGHSAGANLAAGVALRARDEQGPAIRFQLLNQPGLDDRQETWSARNFTDTPWFDRAKLAAAWRHYLGSRPATPYAAPARATDLSGLPAAYIATAEFCPNRDEGIEYALSLMRAGVGVELHQWPGVFHGSQAILSAAVSQRQNAELFAALRRALAE, encoded by the coding sequence ATGGATCCCGAACTCGAACCCTTCATCCCGTTCCTCCCGCAGATCGACATGAACGACCCGGTCGCCGCACGGAAGGACTTCGCCCAGCTCGCCGCCGGTGCACCGGCACCGGACACCTCGCACATGGAGGTCGAGGACCGTACGGTCCCCGCCGACCCGGACGTGCCGGTACGCGTCTACCGCCCGCAGGGCGCACAGAGCGCACAGGGCGCCATCGTCTGGCTGCACGGCGGCGGAGGCGTCTTCGGCGACCTGGACACCGAACACCCCTGGGCCACCCGGATCGCCGAAGGTTCCGGCGCGGTGGTGGTCTCGGTGGGCTACCGCCTGGCACCCGAACACCCCTTCCCCGCCGCCCTGGACGACGCCTACGCCGCCCTGACCTGGACGGCCGGGCACGCGGCCGAACTCGGCATCGACCCGGAGCGGATCGCGGTCGGCGGTCACAGCGCCGGCGCGAACCTCGCGGCCGGGGTGGCCCTGCGGGCGCGGGACGAGCAGGGGCCGGCGATCCGCTTCCAGCTGCTCAACCAGCCGGGACTGGACGACCGCCAGGAGACGTGGTCGGCGCGGAACTTCACCGACACGCCCTGGTTCGACCGCGCCAAGCTCGCCGCGGCGTGGCGGCACTACCTGGGCTCCCGGCCCGCCACACCGTACGCCGCCCCCGCCCGGGCCACCGACCTGTCCGGCCTGCCCGCGGCGTACATCGCCACCGCGGAGTTCTGCCCGAACCGCGACGAGGGCATCGAGTACGCGCTGAGCCTGATGCGGGCGGGCGTGGGGGTCGAACTCCACCAGTGGCCCGGCGTCTTCCACGGATCGCAGGCGATCCTCTCCGCCGCGGTCTCGCAGCGGCAGAACGCCGAACTCTTCGCGGCCCTGCGCCGCGCCCTCGCCGAATGA
- a CDS encoding DUF4132 domain-containing protein, translated as MRRWEQVGGGSSVGAEVPAAADPVDEDLFILPTAWKRNLHPRRGGVPRTVPGLDTEAQEKLRQWLEADAEAIERVLGSAKTGPELTRAARAHQGGSPSPLGAAVLAALVTPREGRYPVTADAWAGLYGLPFAACAAVEALELRATWSSVNRKSHLDGVETRPEQSGNGWSRHGAQFILHRLRALLSVADEETYRAAVEALARHRQSPRRRVATAFLVPSEQRWVDECCADPAAREHEEHLVRELLLCSLGSAGQVGLFGGRVELGWRAWNASVIATVAEGVGTAMAPLLAGELNQRNIDTDETKALAGALGALPCDEAFGFLLDRVQDKHVRAPLVAAAHRCPQRALRMLARASLGSGRGATMAGQLLQAHVAAHRDLALAALPGLPGPLAEAVAPLAHRYGLVEEAPAQALPPLLTSPPWTRKRTVVKPRVVSGLVAEPVTRVVWQAGEREAWAKTQSWVSAWQPYAPMEQLVQKLRTGRLDKWHAVGVFTHGPVEDVRPLLPGWTGPGHAYDGPALFKPLVARHEVAALPVAMRMASGHPTTMAPVLRPFLDADVARLMAEWLVRLKVAGETARSWFVRHGADAARLLVPDALGALGPERTAAERALSVVASAHGAEVVRGAAAGFGPEAAEAIEQLLSVDPLVAALPARMPKVGQWAVPQVLPQILLKSGGALPPPAVGHVLTMLALSTPSSEYPGLEQLRELCTRESLTAFVWALFTEWQLAGMSPREAWALHALGRFGDDETVRALTPVIRAWPGEGAHQRAVDGLEVLASIGSDVALLHLHGIAQRVKFKALKLRAQEKIAAVAAELGLTDEQLSDRLVPDLGLDAAGSTVLDYGTRRFTVGFDELLRPFVLDEGGRRLRDLPKPGARDDAELAPAERKRFAALKKDVRTIASGQVRRLEAAMVAGRSWTGAEFRELFVTHPLVWHLVRRLVWLARDGDAVTAFRVAEDRTYADVKGAAVEVADDARVTLAHPLHLQDALAAWTELFAGHEIVQPFPQLGRSVMAVTEEEAGGARLTRFEGVTVPVGRLLALQQRGWERGEPQDAGVERWFSRRLGPECHLVIALDEGIAVGMIAEFPDQKLETIWLDSMPGDHWQSRTYPLRFGDLDPVLVSEVLVDLTELTS; from the coding sequence GTGCGGCGCTGGGAGCAGGTCGGTGGGGGTTCGTCAGTCGGCGCGGAGGTACCGGCGGCGGCCGACCCCGTGGACGAGGACCTCTTCATCCTTCCCACGGCCTGGAAGCGGAATCTGCATCCCCGCCGCGGCGGCGTGCCCCGGACCGTGCCCGGCCTCGACACGGAGGCGCAGGAGAAGCTGCGCCAGTGGCTCGAGGCCGACGCCGAGGCGATCGAGCGGGTGCTCGGCTCCGCGAAGACCGGCCCGGAGCTGACCCGGGCCGCGCGGGCCCATCAGGGCGGCAGTCCGAGCCCGCTGGGCGCCGCCGTGCTGGCGGCCCTGGTGACCCCGCGCGAGGGGCGGTACCCGGTGACGGCGGACGCCTGGGCCGGCCTGTACGGGCTGCCCTTCGCGGCCTGCGCCGCGGTCGAGGCGCTGGAACTGCGGGCCACGTGGTCCTCGGTCAACCGCAAGAGCCACCTTGACGGGGTCGAGACCCGTCCCGAGCAGAGCGGCAACGGCTGGAGCCGGCACGGCGCCCAGTTCATCCTCCATCGCCTGCGGGCCCTGCTCTCCGTGGCCGACGAGGAGACGTACCGGGCCGCGGTCGAGGCGCTGGCCCGTCACCGGCAGAGCCCGCGCCGGCGCGTCGCCACCGCCTTCCTCGTCCCCTCGGAACAGCGGTGGGTGGACGAGTGCTGCGCGGATCCCGCGGCCCGCGAACACGAGGAGCACCTCGTACGGGAGCTGCTGCTCTGCTCCCTGGGATCCGCCGGCCAGGTCGGGCTGTTCGGCGGCCGGGTGGAACTCGGCTGGCGCGCCTGGAACGCCTCCGTCATCGCCACCGTGGCCGAGGGCGTCGGTACGGCGATGGCGCCCCTGCTGGCCGGTGAACTGAACCAGCGGAACATCGACACCGATGAGACCAAGGCGCTGGCAGGCGCCCTCGGCGCACTGCCCTGCGACGAAGCCTTCGGCTTCCTGCTCGACCGCGTCCAGGACAAGCACGTCCGTGCCCCCCTGGTCGCCGCGGCGCACCGGTGCCCGCAGCGCGCCCTGCGCATGCTGGCGCGGGCCTCGCTCGGTTCGGGCCGGGGAGCGACGATGGCCGGGCAGCTGCTCCAGGCCCATGTCGCCGCCCACCGGGACCTGGCGCTCGCCGCCCTGCCCGGTCTGCCGGGGCCGCTCGCCGAGGCCGTCGCGCCCCTCGCCCATCGGTACGGCCTGGTCGAGGAGGCCCCTGCGCAGGCGCTGCCGCCGCTGCTGACCAGCCCGCCCTGGACGAGGAAGCGTACGGTCGTCAAGCCGCGCGTGGTCAGTGGGCTCGTCGCCGAACCCGTGACGCGCGTCGTCTGGCAGGCGGGCGAGCGGGAGGCCTGGGCCAAGACCCAGTCCTGGGTGAGCGCGTGGCAGCCCTACGCTCCGATGGAACAGCTCGTCCAGAAGCTCCGCACGGGCCGGCTCGACAAGTGGCACGCGGTCGGGGTGTTCACCCACGGTCCCGTCGAGGACGTCCGGCCGCTGCTCCCCGGCTGGACGGGGCCGGGCCACGCCTACGACGGGCCGGCGTTGTTCAAGCCCCTGGTCGCCCGCCACGAGGTGGCGGCGCTGCCGGTGGCCATGCGCATGGCGAGCGGCCACCCGACCACGATGGCGCCGGTCCTGCGGCCGTTCCTCGACGCGGACGTGGCACGGCTGATGGCCGAGTGGCTGGTGCGGCTCAAGGTCGCGGGTGAGACGGCCCGTTCCTGGTTCGTGCGGCACGGGGCCGACGCCGCCCGGCTGCTCGTCCCCGACGCGCTGGGCGCGCTCGGGCCGGAGCGGACCGCCGCCGAGCGGGCCCTGTCGGTGGTCGCCTCGGCGCACGGGGCGGAGGTGGTGCGGGGGGCCGCGGCGGGATTCGGCCCTGAGGCCGCCGAGGCGATCGAGCAGCTGCTGAGCGTGGACCCGCTGGTCGCCGCGCTCCCCGCCCGGATGCCGAAGGTGGGGCAATGGGCCGTTCCGCAGGTGCTCCCGCAGATCCTGCTGAAGTCCGGCGGAGCGCTGCCTCCCCCGGCGGTGGGGCACGTCCTCACCATGCTCGCGCTGTCCACGCCCTCCTCGGAGTACCCGGGGCTGGAGCAGCTGCGCGAGCTGTGCACGCGGGAGTCCCTGACGGCCTTCGTGTGGGCCCTGTTCACGGAGTGGCAGCTCGCCGGCATGTCGCCCAGGGAGGCGTGGGCGCTGCACGCGCTCGGCCGGTTCGGTGACGACGAGACCGTACGGGCGCTCACCCCGGTGATCCGGGCCTGGCCCGGCGAGGGCGCGCACCAGCGTGCGGTCGACGGCCTGGAGGTCCTCGCGTCCATCGGCAGCGATGTGGCGCTGCTGCACCTGCACGGGATAGCGCAGCGGGTGAAGTTCAAGGCGCTCAAGCTGCGCGCGCAGGAGAAGATCGCCGCCGTCGCGGCCGAACTGGGGCTGACCGACGAGCAGCTGTCGGACCGCCTGGTGCCGGACCTCGGCCTGGACGCGGCCGGCAGCACGGTCCTCGACTACGGGACGCGCCGGTTCACGGTCGGCTTCGACGAGCTGCTGAGGCCGTTCGTGCTGGACGAGGGCGGCCGGCGGCTGCGGGACCTGCCGAAGCCGGGTGCCCGCGACGACGCGGAGCTGGCGCCCGCCGAGCGCAAGCGGTTCGCCGCGCTGAAGAAGGACGTGCGGACGATCGCCTCCGGCCAGGTACGGCGGCTGGAGGCCGCGATGGTGGCGGGGCGGTCCTGGACGGGCGCCGAGTTCCGGGAGCTGTTCGTCACGCATCCGCTGGTGTGGCACCTGGTGCGGCGGCTCGTGTGGCTGGCGCGGGACGGGGACGCGGTGACCGCCTTCCGCGTCGCGGAGGACCGTACCTACGCCGACGTGAAGGGCGCGGCGGTGGAGGTGGCGGACGACGCGCGCGTCACCCTGGCCCACCCGCTGCACCTCCAGGACGCTCTGGCGGCCTGGACCGAGCTGTTCGCCGGCCACGAGATCGTGCAGCCGTTCCCACAGCTCGGCCGGTCGGTGATGGCCGTGACCGAGGAGGAGGCGGGCGGTGCGCGGCTGACCCGCTTCGAGGGCGTCACGGTGCCCGTCGGCAGGCTGCTCGCCCTGCAACAGCGCGGCTGGGAGCGGGGCGAGCCCCAGGACGCGGGCGTGGAGCGGTGGTTCTCCCGTCGGCTGGGACCGGAGTGCCATCTGGTGATCGCCCTGGACGAGGGGATCGCCGTCGGGATGATCGCCGAGTTCCCGGACCAGAAGCTGGAGACGATCTGGCTCGACAGCATGCCCGGCGACCACTGGCAGTCCCGTACGTACCCGCTGAGGTTCGGCGACCTCGACCCGGTCCTGGTCTCCGAGGTGCTGGTGGACCTGACGGAGCTGACCTCGTGA
- a CDS encoding rodlin — protein MLKKMMVTAAATAAAVGAGAAVAAPAMAIGNDNGINTVNGNNAQQIYGNQKTTGAMSPQLSVIQGTLNKPCIGLPAKVNAQSLFALVANIGVQDINVLSNPQNQQCTENSTQAKGDEPLSHILSNIPVLSGNLSAGS, from the coding sequence ATGCTGAAGAAGATGATGGTCACCGCAGCAGCCACCGCCGCCGCCGTCGGCGCGGGTGCCGCCGTCGCCGCCCCGGCCATGGCCATCGGCAACGACAACGGGATCAACACCGTCAACGGCAACAACGCCCAGCAGATCTACGGCAACCAGAAGACCACCGGCGCCATGAGCCCCCAGCTCAGCGTGATCCAGGGCACCCTCAACAAGCCCTGCATCGGCCTGCCGGCCAAGGTCAACGCCCAGTCGCTGTTCGCCCTCGTCGCCAACATCGGTGTCCAGGACATCAACGTCCTGTCCAACCCGCAGAACCAGCAGTGCACCGAGAACTCCACCCAGGCCAAGGGCGACGAGCCGCTCTCGCACATCCTGAGCAACATCCCGGTCCTCTCCGGCAACCTCTCCGCCGGCAGCTGA